A genome region from Coffea arabica cultivar ET-39 chromosome 7e, Coffea Arabica ET-39 HiFi, whole genome shotgun sequence includes the following:
- the LOC113701673 gene encoding isocitrate dehydrogenase [NADP]-like isoform X2, which yields MAFEKIKVANPIVEMDGDEMTRVIWKAIKDKLILPFLELDIKYFDLGLPHRDATDDKVTVESAEATLKYNVAIKCATITPDEARVKEFGLKAMWKSPNGTIRNILNGTVFREPILCKNIPRLVPGWNKPICIGRHAFGDQYRATDTVIKGAGKLKLVFVPEGADEKTELEVFNFTGAGGVALSMYNTDESIHAFADASMNIAHQKKWPLYLSTKNTILKKYDGRFKDIFQEVYEANWKSKFEAAGIWYEHRLIDDMVAYALKSEGGYVWACKNYDGDVQSDFLAQGFGSLGLMTSVLVCPDGKTIEAEAAHGTVTRHYRVHQKGGETSTNSIASIFAWTRGLAHRAKLDDNPKLLDFTEKLEAACIGTVESGKMTKDLALIIHGPKLSRDRYLNTEEFIDAVADDLRARLSCKA from the exons atggcGTTCGAGAAGATCAAGGTTGCCAACCCCATCGTCGAGATGGACG GAGATGAAATGACCAGAGTCATTTGGAAAGCAATCAAGGATAAG CTCATTCTCCCTTTCCTGGAGTTGGATATTAAGTATTTTGACCTTGGACTTCCTCACCGTGATGCCACTGATGATAAAGTTACAGTTGAAAGTGCAGAAGCTACTCTGAA GTACAATGTGGCAATCAAGTGCGCAACCATCACACCTG ATGAAGCTCGTGTGAAGGAGTTTGGTTTGAAGGCTATGTGGAAGAGCCCAAATGGCACAATCAGGAATATTTTGAATG GCACGGTCTTTAGAGAGCCAATTCTCTGCAAAAATATTCCCCGGCTTGTTCCAG GATGGAACAAGCCAATATGCATTGGAAGGCATGCATTTGGAGATCAATACAGAGCAACCGATACTGTGATCAAAGGAGCTGGAAAGCTTAAATTGGTGTTTG TACCAGAAGGAGCCGATGAAAAGACCGAGCTAGAAGTATTCAACTTTACTGGTGCAGGTGGAGTAGCTCTATCCATGTACAACACAGATGAG TCTATCCATGCTTTTGCTGATGCCTCAATGAACATTGCACACCAGAAAAAATGGCCACTTTATCTTAGCACAAAAAATACCATTCTCAAAAAATATGATGGAAG gttcaaagaCATATTCCAAGAAGTATATGAAGCCAACTGGAAATCAAAGTTCGAGGCTGCTGGAATATG GTATGAACACCGTCTTATTGATGATATGGTTGCATATGCTCTAAAGAGTGAAGGAGGTTATGTGTGGGCTTGCAAGAATTATGACGGGGATGTTCAGAGTGATTTCCTAGCACAAG GGTTTGGATCTCTTGGGTTGATGACATCTGTCCTG GTATGTCCTGATGGCAAGACCATAGAAGCTGAAGCAGCCCATGGAACTGTTACACGGCATTACAGGGTTCACCAGAAAGGAGGTGAAACAAGCACAAACAGCATTGCCTCGATCTTTGCTTGGACACGAGGACTCGCACACAG GGCAAAGTTGGATGACAACCCTAAACTGTTGGACTTCACTGAGAAACTGGAGGCAGCATGCATTGGTACTGTTGAGTCAGGAAAAATGACCAAGGATCTTGCACTTATCATCCATGGACCTAA GTTAAGCAGAGATCGGTATTTGAATACTGAAGAGTTTATTGATGCTGTGGCTGATGATCTGAGAGCAAGACTCTCCTGCAAAGCGTAA
- the LOC113700467 gene encoding uncharacterized protein isoform X1 gives MFTNNRRQEERTGKYGTPRVNYLQELVSQFQNATDEEIKERIAANLANFAYDPYNYTFLRQLNVLELFLDCMTEPNERLVEFGIGGICNACVDPSNAAVVIQCGGIPLVIQCLSSPVRNTVNYALGALYYLCSASNKEEILKPEVVDIIKRYASAGAVSVSFSNMAQAFLDKHVSELNQA, from the exons ATGTTTACGAATAATCGGAGGCAAGAAGAGCGGACTGGAAAATATGGAACTCCCCGGGTAAATTACCTTCAG GAATTGGTGAGTCAGTTTCAGAATGCTACTGATGAAG AGATAAAGGAGAGAATTGCTGCTAATCTAGCAAACTTTGCATATGACCCTTACAACTACACATTCTTGCGCCAG CTTAAtgttttggaacttttcctcgACTGCATGACAGAGCCCAATGAGAGGCTTGTGGAGTTTGGTATTGGAGGAATCTGCAATGCCTGTGTTG ATCCGTCAAATGCTGCAGTTGTAATTCAGTGTGGTGGAATCCCTCTTGTCATTCAATGTCTCTCTAGTCCTGTCCGAAACACG GTGAACTATGCTCTTGGGGCTCTGTATTATCTCTGCAGTGCATCAAACAAGGAAGAGATTTTGAAGCCAGAAGTAGTGGatatcatcaaaagatatgctTCAGCTGGTGCAGTTAGTGTGAGCTTTAGTAACATGGCCCAGGCTTTTCTCGATAAGCATGTCTCTGAGCTGAACCAAGCATAG
- the LOC113702050 gene encoding homeobox-leucine zipper protein HDG11-like gives MDFAPEGSGSADEHDDSSNSRRERERKQYHRHSAEQIQRLEEFFKDCPHPDENQRRQLSRELGLEPRQIKFWFQNKRTQTKSHNERADNDALRVENDRFYYENLVMREALRNLVCPKCEDASSGEEARQRNLERLRVENAWLKQELERASRVVSTFSRRSGALESYLPPSFSPLSYLGENIPGTSMTTLLPQRLSEIQEMEKSVMVETAVNAMDELLELFRGNEPLWVKSPTNERYLIHRETYDKLYPKISHINSSSSWIESSRDSGLVPITARHLIDIFQDPEKWMDFFPTIVTKVRTIEALDTGKRGGSLFVMHEKLHVLSPLVAPRELAFLRYIRQLDSTTWVIVNVSYDSLKELEDASSSQTWMFPSGCLIQDMPNGKANVAWVEHVQVDDRSLTHPLYKDMVCDSQAYGAKRWIVTLQRMCERFAFSMGPRPSPGHELEGVIDAPEGRKSLTKLSHKMVKNFCHILSMPEKLDLPQLSELNRNGFRVSVHRSDTSGQPNNMIACVAASLRLPTSFENLFDFFKDEHARDQWNALSEGNPVHEIAHISTGTHPGNCISLMQPANPKENMLILQESSIDLLGANLIYAPVPVSTITSAISGQDTTDTNVLPSGFIISSDGVDGGARAGASSSSSMIGSNSSLLTVAFQIMVRPDTFSDQLITDSVATIHALISSTVQKIRLAVGSRFG, from the exons ATGGATTTTGCACCTGAGGGCAGTGGATCAGCTGATGAACATGACGATTCTTCAAACTCAagaagggagagggagagaaaacaGTATCATCGACACTCCGCTGAACAAATCCAACGACTTGAAGA GTTTTTCAAAGACTGTCCTCATCCAGATGAAAATCAACGGAGACAATTAAGTAGAGAACTAGGGCTTGAACCTAGACAAATCAAGTTCTGgttccaaaataaaagaacccaAACAAAG agcCACAATGAACGAGCTGACAACGATGCCCTTAGAGTTGAAAATGACAGATTCTATTATGAGAATCTTGTTATGAGAGAAGCGTTAAGGAATCTTGTATGCCCAAAATGTGAGGATGCATCTTCTGGAGAAGAAGCAAGGCAAAGAAATCTAGAAAGATTACGAGTTGAAAATGCTTGGTTGAAACAAGAG CTTGAAAGGGCATCCCGTGTGGTATCCACTTTTTCCAGAAGATCTGGAGCACTCGAATCTTATTTGCCACCATCTTTTAGTCCCCTATCATATTTAGGTGAAAATATTCCAGGGACTTCAATGACCACATTGTTACCTCAAAGGCTCTCTGAAATacaagagatggaaaaatctgtgATGGTTGAAACTGCTGTTAATGCCATGGATGAATTGTTAGAGCTTTTCCGAGGAAATGAGCCCTTATGGGTTAAGTCTCCAACTAATGAGAGATATCTGATTCATCGGGAAACTTATGACAAGCTATATCCCAAAATATCCCATATCAACAGCTCTAGTTCTTGGATAGAATCATCAAGAGATTCAGGACTTGTGCCAATTACTGCCAGGCACTTGATTGATATATTTCAAGATCCG GAAAAATGGATGGACTTTtttcctacaattgtcaccaaagTTAGGACAATTGAAGCGCTTGACACGGGAAAAAGGGGTGGTTCTCTATTTGTG ATGCATGAAAAGTTGCACGTTCTTTCACCTCTTGTTGCACCCAGAGAGTTGGCGTTCCTTCGTTATATCCGACAACTTGATTCAACAACGTGGGTGATCGTAAATGTTTCCTATGATTCCCTTAAGGAGCTAGAAGATGCTTCTTCTTCACAAACATGGATGTTTCCTTCCGGTTGCCTTATTCAAGACATGCCCAATGGAAAAGCAAAT GTGGCATGGGTTGAACATGTTCAAGTGGATGATAGATCTCTTACTCACCCTCTTTATAAAGATATGGTTTGTGATTCTCAAGCATATGGAGCCAAGAGATGGATTGTTACTTTGCAAAGGATGTGTGAGAGATTTGCATTTTCAATGGGACCAAGACCTTCTCCTGGACATGAACTTGAAGGAG TTATTGATGCACCTGAAGGTCGGAAAAGCCTGACAAAACTTTCTCACAAGATGGTCAAAAACTTCTGTCACATATTAAGCATGCCAGAGAAATTAGATCTCCCTCAGCTGTCAGAATTGAACAGAAATGGGTTTCGAGTCTCTGTTCATAGAAGTGATACTTCCGGCCAACCCAATAACATGATCGCTTGTGTTGCTGCGTCCCTGCGGcttccaacttcctttgagAATCTGTTTGATTTCTTCAAAGATGAGCATGCAAGAGACCAG TGGAATGCTCTGTCCGAAGGAAATCCTGTTCATGAAATTGCACACATCTCCACGGGCACTCACCCTGGAAACTGCATCTCGCTCATGCAG CCCGCTAATCCCAAGGAAAACATGTTGATACTTCAAGAAAGCAGCATCGACTTGTTAGGGGCTAATCTGATTTATGCTCCAGTGCCAGTTTCAACCATCACTTCTGCAATAAGTGGTCAAGACACCACAGATACAAATGTTTTACCATCGGGCTTTATCATCTCAAGTGACGGAGTTGATGGTGGAGCTAGAGCCGGAGCTTCTTCTAGTTCTAGCATGATCGGATCGAACAGTTCACTGCTCACTGTGGCTTTCCAAATAATGGTGCGCCCCGACACATTTTCTGACCAACTAATCACAGATTCGGTGGCCACAATTCATGCTCTTATAAGCTCCACTGTGCAAAAGATTAGATTAGCAGTAGGATCTAGGTTTGGGTGA
- the LOC113701904 gene encoding UTP--glucose-1-phosphate uridylyltransferase — translation MATAATLNPAEAEKLEKLKAATAALNQISENEKSGFINLITRYLSGEAQYVDWSKIQTPTDEVVVPYDTLAPVSEDPAETKKLLDKLVVLKLNGGLGTTMGCTGPKSVIEVRNGLTFLDLIVIQIETLNKKYGCNVPLLLMNSFNTHDDTLKIVEKYAKSNIEIHTFNQSQYPRLVVEDFMPLPSKGNTGKDAWYPPGHGDVFPSLMNSGKLDALLSQGKEYVFVANSDNLGAVVDLKILNHLISNKNEYCMEVTPKTLADVKGGTLISYEGRVQLLEIAQVPDEHVNEFKSIEKFKIFNTNNLWVNLKAIKRLVQESALKMEIIPNPKEVDGVKVLQLETAAGAAIRFFDRAIGINVPRSRFLPVKATSDLLLVQSDLYTLSDDGYVVRNEARKNPTNPTIELGPEFKKVGNFLSRFKSIPSIVELDSLKVSGDVWFGSGITLKGKVTIAAKPGTKLEIPDRAVIADKVINGPEDI, via the exons ATGGCAACTGCCGCGACTCTAAATCCAGCTGAGGCTGAGAAGCTCGAGAAGCTTAAAGCTGCTACAGCGGCGCTCAATCAAATCAG TGAAAACGAGAAATCTGGATTCATCAACCTCATCACTCGCTATCTTAG CGGCGAAGCGCAGTATGTTGACTGGAGCAAGATCCAGACACCCACAGATGAGGTTGTGGTGCCTTATGACACCTTAGCACCCGTGTCTGAAG ATCCTGCAGAAACAAAGAAGCTTTTGGACAAACTGGTCGTGTTAAAGCTCAATGGCGGCTTGGGCACGACAATGGGTTGCACTGGTCCAAA GTCGGTCATTGAGGTTCGCAATGGTTTGACGTTCCTTGACTTGATAGTTATCCAAATCGAG ACACTCAACAAGAAGTACGGATGCAATGTACCCTTGCTTCTAATGAACTCCTTCAACACACATGATGACACGCTGAAG ATTGTAGAAAAATATGCCAAGTCAAACATCGAAATTCACACATTCAACCAG TCTCAATACCCTCGATTGGTGGTTGAAGATTTCATGCCACTTCCATCTAAAGGAAATACTGGAAAGGATGCATG GTATCCTCCTGGCCATGGTGATGTGTTCCCATCCTTGATGAATAGTGGCAAACTTGATGCTTTATTATCACAG GGGAAGGAATATGTATTTGTTGCAAATTCAGATAACTTGGGTGCAGTTGTTGATTTAA AAATCTTAAACCACTTGATCAGTAACAAGAACGAATACTGCATGGAG GTCACTCCAAAAACATTGGCTGATGTTAAAGGTGGTACActcatttcttatgaaggaagAGTGCAG CTCCTGGAAATAGCTCAAGTTCCTGATGAACAT GTGAATGAATTCAAGTCGATAGagaagttcaaaattttcaataccAACAACTT ATGGGTGAACTTGAAAGCAATCAAAAGACTTGTACAAGAAAGTGCACTGAAGATGGAgattattccaaatccaaag GAAGTAGATGGGGTGAAAGTTCTTCAACTTGAAACTGCTGCTGGCGCTGCAATAAGG TTCTTTGATCGTGCTATTGGCATCAATGTTCCTCGATCTCGATTCCTCCCAGTAAAGGCAACTTCTGATCTGCTTCTGGTCCAG TCCGACCTGTACACTTTGTCTGATGACGGCTATGTGGTCCGCAACGAGGCTAGGAAAAATCCAACTAACCCAACTATTGAATTGGGACCTGAATTTAAGAAG GTCGGCAACTTCTTAAGTCGTTTCAAGTCTATTCCCAGTATTGTTGAACTAGATAGCCTGAAGGTGAGCGGCGATGTGTGGTTTGGATCTGGCATCACCCTGAAG GGGAAAGTGACAATAGCTGCAAAACCTGGAACCAAGTTAGAAATTCCCGACAGAGCTGTAATTGCTGATAAG GTTATAAATGGCCCTGAGGATATTTAA
- the LOC113701673 gene encoding isocitrate dehydrogenase [NADP]-like isoform X1: MAFEKIKVANPIVEMDGDEMTRVIWKAIKDKLILPFLELDIKYFDLGLPHRDATDDKVTVESAEATLKYNVAIKCATITPDEARVKEFGLKAMWKSPNGTIRNILNGTVFREPILCKNIPRLVPGWNKPICIGRHAFGDQYRATDTVIKGAGKLKLVFVPEGADEKTELEVFNFTGAGGVALSMYNTDESIHAFADASMNIAHQKKWPLYLSTKNTILKKYDGRFKDIFQEVYEANWKSKFEAAGIWYEHRLIDDMVAYALKSEGGYVWACKNYDGDVQSDFLAQGFGSLGLMTSVLVCPDGKTIEAEAAHGTVTRHYRVHQKGGETSTNSIASIFAWTRGLAHRAKLDDNPKLLDFTEKLEAACIGTVESGKMTKDLALIIHGPKLSRDRYLNTEEFIDAVADDLRARLSCKASL; encoded by the exons atggcGTTCGAGAAGATCAAGGTTGCCAACCCCATCGTCGAGATGGACG GAGATGAAATGACCAGAGTCATTTGGAAAGCAATCAAGGATAAG CTCATTCTCCCTTTCCTGGAGTTGGATATTAAGTATTTTGACCTTGGACTTCCTCACCGTGATGCCACTGATGATAAAGTTACAGTTGAAAGTGCAGAAGCTACTCTGAA GTACAATGTGGCAATCAAGTGCGCAACCATCACACCTG ATGAAGCTCGTGTGAAGGAGTTTGGTTTGAAGGCTATGTGGAAGAGCCCAAATGGCACAATCAGGAATATTTTGAATG GCACGGTCTTTAGAGAGCCAATTCTCTGCAAAAATATTCCCCGGCTTGTTCCAG GATGGAACAAGCCAATATGCATTGGAAGGCATGCATTTGGAGATCAATACAGAGCAACCGATACTGTGATCAAAGGAGCTGGAAAGCTTAAATTGGTGTTTG TACCAGAAGGAGCCGATGAAAAGACCGAGCTAGAAGTATTCAACTTTACTGGTGCAGGTGGAGTAGCTCTATCCATGTACAACACAGATGAG TCTATCCATGCTTTTGCTGATGCCTCAATGAACATTGCACACCAGAAAAAATGGCCACTTTATCTTAGCACAAAAAATACCATTCTCAAAAAATATGATGGAAG gttcaaagaCATATTCCAAGAAGTATATGAAGCCAACTGGAAATCAAAGTTCGAGGCTGCTGGAATATG GTATGAACACCGTCTTATTGATGATATGGTTGCATATGCTCTAAAGAGTGAAGGAGGTTATGTGTGGGCTTGCAAGAATTATGACGGGGATGTTCAGAGTGATTTCCTAGCACAAG GGTTTGGATCTCTTGGGTTGATGACATCTGTCCTG GTATGTCCTGATGGCAAGACCATAGAAGCTGAAGCAGCCCATGGAACTGTTACACGGCATTACAGGGTTCACCAGAAAGGAGGTGAAACAAGCACAAACAGCATTGCCTCGATCTTTGCTTGGACACGAGGACTCGCACACAG GGCAAAGTTGGATGACAACCCTAAACTGTTGGACTTCACTGAGAAACTGGAGGCAGCATGCATTGGTACTGTTGAGTCAGGAAAAATGACCAAGGATCTTGCACTTATCATCCATGGACCTAA GTTAAGCAGAGATCGGTATTTGAATACTGAAGAGTTTATTGATGCTGTGGCTGATGATCTGAGAGCAAGACTCTCCTGCAAAGC GTCTCTGTAG
- the LOC113700467 gene encoding uncharacterized protein isoform X2 → MFTNNRRQEERTGKYGTPRVNYLQELVSQFQNATDEEIKERIAANLANFAYDPYNYTFLRQLNVLELFLDCMTEPNERLVEFGIGGICNACVDPSNAAVVIQCGGIPLVIQCLSSPVRNTRQQWNRDEPCGSHMLNIPVLEHLLTLAL, encoded by the exons ATGTTTACGAATAATCGGAGGCAAGAAGAGCGGACTGGAAAATATGGAACTCCCCGGGTAAATTACCTTCAG GAATTGGTGAGTCAGTTTCAGAATGCTACTGATGAAG AGATAAAGGAGAGAATTGCTGCTAATCTAGCAAACTTTGCATATGACCCTTACAACTACACATTCTTGCGCCAG CTTAAtgttttggaacttttcctcgACTGCATGACAGAGCCCAATGAGAGGCTTGTGGAGTTTGGTATTGGAGGAATCTGCAATGCCTGTGTTG ATCCGTCAAATGCTGCAGTTGTAATTCAGTGTGGTGGAATCCCTCTTGTCATTCAATGTCTCTCTAGTCCTGTCCGAAACACG AGACAGCAGTGGAATAGAGATGAACCCTGTGGCAGTCACATGCTAAATATTCCAGTTCTGGAGCATCTTTTAACATTGGCATTGTAG